GATTGGCGAGAACACCTGGAAAGCAGCTTACTGGTCAGCCCAGACTGCCCTGGGAGCAGCAGATGCCCTGATTGCCGGGGAACGCACATCCTATGCCGTGTGTCGCCCACCGGGCCACCATGCCCGTAAAGACGCAGCCGGGGGCTTCTGTTATCTGAACAACGCGGCCATCGCCGCCGAGCACATGAAAAGCCGGTTCCCACGCACGGTCATTCTCGATACCGACATGCACCACGGCCAGGGCATACAGGAGATTTTCTACGACCGCAGCGACGTGCTGTACATCTCCATTCATGGCGATCCCACCAACTTTTATCCGGTGGTCAGTGGTTTCGAGGATGAACGGGGTGAGGGCGACGGCTACGGTTACAACATCAATATGCCGATGCCCCACGGCGCCAGCGAAGACGATTTCTTTGCCAAGGTTGAAGAGGCCCTGGCCGCAATCCGGCTATACCAGCCGGATGTGCTGATCCTGACCCTGGGCTTTGACATCTACAAAAACGACCCCCAGGCCAAGGTGTCGGTATCCTCTGAAGGCTTCTGCCGGCTGAGCACCCACATACGCCAACTGGGGCTGCCAACGCTGGTGGTGCAGGAAGGCGGCTATGACCTGGACGCCCTCAGCGAGAACGTCCAGCAGTTTTTCAAAGGATTAGCGGGCTGAGTCAGGCGGCAGGCGTGTAGACTTTCACATTGCCGTGCCCTTCCGCCTTCAGGTGACCGGCGTGCATCCGGCTCATGGTGCCCCGGTCACAGTACAGCAGGTACTGGCGGTTGGCGGGCAGAACAGAAATCTGCTGGTTAAGTTCGTAGAACGGGATTTTCAGGATCTCGTTGTTGGTCAGTGTCAGTGGCGAACGTTCTTCTTCCGACGGGTGTCGCACATCGATGATCACGTCTTCCACCGCAGGGGTCTGCACCAGCTCCACTTCTTCCGGTGTGGTGATGGTGTCCAGCAACTGGCTGACCATGGTGCCCTGCTGATTGGCAATCGCCTGCGCCAGCACCTCCGGATTCATGTTGGCTTCTTCTTCCTCAACCCGGTGCAGCTTGGCACGGGTCACCGGCTTGCTGGAAATAACCCCGCAGTACTCCGGCATGGTCCGGGCGAAGGGCTCGGTGCCGATCTCTTTGGCAATGCGGATAATCTCCTGCTTGTCCATGGCAATCAGCGGGCGTAGCACCACCTCGTCACTGGCGCGGTCCACCACGTTCAGGTTGGTCAGGGTCTGGCTGGATACCTGCGCGACGGCATCGCCCATTACCAGGCCGGTGGCAGTGTAATCCCGGGCAATCTCAGCCGCAGCCCTGAGCATCTGGCGTTTCAGTACCACCCCCCAATGCCGGTGATTCACGGATTGCATGATCTCGGCCACCACGCCTTCAAAGGGTACCGAAATGAACTTCACGCCATGGGAGGCGCCGTAGCGTTGCCACAGGTAATGCACCACCTGGCGAACACCTACTTCGTGGGCGGTGCCGCCCAGATTGAAGAACAGGAAGTGGCTGCGAATGCCCCGGCGCATCATCAGGTAGGCCGCAACGGAAGAGTCATAGCCGCCAGATACCAGAGTCATCACCGTTTCCACAGTACCCAGCGGGTAGCCCCCCAGGCCTTCGTGGCGGCGATGGGCAATGTGGAACTGCTCCTCGTTGAGCTCGATGCGCACTTCCAGGTCCGGATTCTTCAGGTCAACGCCCCGGGCATCGGAAGCCTGGAGCAATGCGGCACCCACCGAGCGTTCAAGATCAATGGACCGGAACGAATGACTGCCATGGCGCCGGGCCCGCACAGCAAAGGTTTTGCCCGCAAGGCGTTCCGCGTAAGCGTGCACCGCCTTTTCGCCGACATCGTCCATGTCGACAAAGGGGAAGACGCCGATTTCCTGGATGGTGGAAATC
The window above is part of the Marinobacter sp. THAF197a genome. Proteins encoded here:
- the thiI gene encoding tRNA uracil 4-sulfurtransferase ThiI, with amino-acid sequence MKLLIRPAPEVAIKSKPVRQQQMRQLRQNIRKLLSRLDPEIRVDGSWDRVDVEVPDGRSLAGTVIDELTRIPGISTIQEIGVFPFVDMDDVGEKAVHAYAERLAGKTFAVRARRHGSHSFRSIDLERSVGAALLQASDARGVDLKNPDLEVRIELNEEQFHIAHRRHEGLGGYPLGTVETVMTLVSGGYDSSVAAYLMMRRGIRSHFLFFNLGGTAHEVGVRQVVHYLWQRYGASHGVKFISVPFEGVVAEIMQSVNHRHWGVVLKRQMLRAAAEIARDYTATGLVMGDAVAQVSSQTLTNLNVVDRASDEVVLRPLIAMDKQEIIRIAKEIGTEPFARTMPEYCGVISSKPVTRAKLHRVEEEEANMNPEVLAQAIANQQGTMVSQLLDTITTPEEVELVQTPAVEDVIIDVRHPSEEERSPLTLTNNEILKIPFYELNQQISVLPANRQYLLYCDRGTMSRMHAGHLKAEGHGNVKVYTPAA
- a CDS encoding histone deacetylase family protein, with protein sequence MKAFFHPAQDLHIPKTYFTRGQMRQPQEVPDRTSQMLEGLKAMGIPVLQPADQGAAPISKVHDLGYLRFLESAHRRWMENEDWGDEVMSNIFVRSPNAMRGILAEAACYLADGSCPIGENTWKAAYWSAQTALGAADALIAGERTSYAVCRPPGHHARKDAAGGFCYLNNAAIAAEHMKSRFPRTVILDTDMHHGQGIQEIFYDRSDVLYISIHGDPTNFYPVVSGFEDERGEGDGYGYNINMPMPHGASEDDFFAKVEEALAAIRLYQPDVLILTLGFDIYKNDPQAKVSVSSEGFCRLSTHIRQLGLPTLVVQEGGYDLDALSENVQQFFKGLAG